The Rosa rugosa chromosome 1, drRosRugo1.1, whole genome shotgun sequence genomic sequence ACTTATCTTCTGTCTTTAACCATTAAACTCTGGTTTTGCACTATGCAACTTGTATAATTCAGACATCTTCTTACTGGAATCTTAGTTACTTATCACAAAGATATACTTATATTGCTATAGCACAATCTTAATTAGGACTTGCATGTTTACTAAATTTGCATACTTCTTGCAAATCTAAGGCCAAGTTATTGTCAAAATTTGACATTCATGCatttcaaaccaaaaaaaaaaaaaatacagagaAACTCAATATCTGAACCTGTATTGCTCCGGGTCCTCCTTTAGTGCATTTATGTAAGCTCTGAAGATTGCATCTCTATCCTCATCGCTAGGGTACCCATCCATGAGCTGATCATATACAGTAACAAAGCCAAGAGCAAACACAGGGTCGTAACGGTAGGTCCTCTTGTACCTCATCAAATGTTGCTGCACAATCAGCTCCTGCAACACAGTGTTGTACACACTCGGAATCGGCCGCTTATACGCCTTTAGAAAATTCAACTTCGTATCAGCTACAGTTGCCAAATCTGCATTTCAACTTCTCAAACACAtcattacccaaaaaaaaaagttctattctTGTGAAGCAAGCTTTAACTCCCATAAACTCTAACAAGAACTAAACCATAAATAATTCACAAACCAAAAATGGGTCCTCATAAAAACTATAAAGTTCCGATCTTTAACACCCAAGAATCAAAACCAAACACGTACATTGAAATATTTCTCATTTCCACTGCAAtcaaaacaaacccagaaacgAAAAGGACTAAGAAAACCCACCTGAAGTCGAAGACATGCAATGAACAACCAAACGAGGGCTGGAATTGGATGACCGGAAGCCACCATAATGCAGCGAGAAGCTGGTACGGAATCGCAGACCATCGGAGTTCGAACCCAAGTTTCTAGATGACGGGAAAGACGATTGAGTTAgagcagagaaagagagagaactgACGGCGGCCATTTGaggtatagagagagagaaaggtgaGTACTTTAGAGTTGGGAATTTTCCGGGAAAAATTTGAGCATGGTGGGGAGGGAGGAGAGAAAATCTTGGTGAATTTTTTTTGTGggtttttaaatttaaattcttttgagagaagagaaaagagtgagagagagaggtccaCGAAAAAACAGGCTTATCCAGGGAGTGAAAAGAATTGGGAGCCATTGAGGTTGTGACACGTTTGGCGTTTTGGATATGGGAAAGCGAGTGATGTAGTGGGTCGGGTTGGTAGAGTACTAGGATGAAATTGAGATTGCTTGTACGCAATTACAAGGAGGGGAGGCCCAAGATAGTGAAGCACAATGAATTGAAGCCTAAGCCCAAATTGACCTGGTTGTACACTAGCATGGTCAATGTTCTTTGTGTTCGTCATCCATCATGTTAACATGGTTAGATTTCAAAAAATCTGCAAACTACTAATTGTCCTACATGGATAAAAATTTAAATCTAACAATAATAGGGTAGACAGGGATTATCAAAAATTTGAGGTGTCAGCGCTACACTTGACCAATACTAAAAATTTTCAGGCCTTTCTCACGACCCTCAAAACATGATCTTATCTCACTCTTAAATTTAGTGAACATTTCAATTAAACTGGCACACATAACCAATAATAAAGATTTTTGGGTCTTTTTAATGAACCTCAAACATGATTCTGTTTGACTCTTCAATCTAATCTAGTCAGCATTTCACTCATAGTCTATTATAAAGAAAGAGTATAGAAGCAGCGGCCACTGTCCAAAAGCTATTTGCTGCGGTCTCATTCTTCGCCAATGGCGTCAATTCAGTAAGTGTACTGATCGATGTGTTCACTTTTCAATTTGCCGAACAGTACTTTGAACTGATCAATTAGTCCATACATCATCCTTCTGCCTGTTAGGAAAAGTgcatcctatatatatatactagcttGAGAGTAAAGTAGAAGTTTTGAATTCGAAACAAGAACATTAAGTTACAGCAATCATTTTGGGATCCAAAATGTTCTTAGTTCCTGATAAATATTACACTCCAGAGAATTAAATCGCAAGTGGAAGGAGTTAGGTGTCAACCCTATCCAGTAGCAGAGTTGAACGTGTATCGACTCATCATGTGGCAATATGCTTTGTTCTCCGATGTCGATGGAGGCAACGTGCTTCCCTTTCCTTTTTTATTGTTCAGCCTCACCACGTATGTACCTCTATCTTAAGAAACAAAACTGGAACGATCGACGAAGATTTATATGACATTTGATTTGGAAAATGAAGCTTTAGAATCCCTCAAAATAAACAAGGTAAACTTAATTTGATGGACTTTAATTAGAGAATATGTAGTTAATAAAGTAGCAGGGAGATTACATGCAATATTAAATTTGGATGGATTTGGATAGTACCAAGTGGAACAGCAAGATTTCCTGCACATGAAATGACTTATTAGTTTATGAATGATTCAAGCTTAGCTTGACTAGGTAGCTACAGTCCCTGTCGATCAATACAACTTTCCACTTGAGTAGTagtaattaagtaattaactagtactagCTACATCTTTAAGTGCAAAACCAGCAAGGAATATGTTAATATCACCCAATTAATTAAACTCACAACGTGTTCTCGTCCtaattccctatatttatatgcatatatatatgcaagTATGGAACCTAAACAGGATCAAGTTTCGAACCCACTACTACACTTTCTTCTTGAACCCGATCTCTTTCTCGATCTGTTTCTAAAAGAAGAGTCTAATACATACTTTCAGCTTTGGGTTGACACATAATGCAAGGAAGCAAGGACCAAGCTCAAAAAGACAAAAACTCCATCCTCGCATCTCGCAAGCCAATTATAGCAAAGTTATCTGCAGGGTTTAGCAATTCTAATAATGAAGCCGTCGCTGCTGTCAACAACACTAGTACTACTGCAACTACAGATCACAGCAGGCTCAAACAGGCTGAAGAGTCCTTCCGCACTGTCATGTACTTGAGCTGTTGGGGTCCCAACTGACCATTATGCAAGATcacatacatatgtataaacCCTATGTACATAGTCTCTGAGAGGTCCTTAATTGTTGTTAAGCGTCTTGTATGTGTATCTTTAATTTTTGACTTGAATGTATATATATGAACTAAGCGCCTAGCTAGTGTTTAcctatatttttgttttcttattttagCGACACGTATATAACAGCGGATTCTCCTATGTATCTTAACTTGAAGGCTAGCTGGAGAAATTCATTTGGAGAAGAATCGGATTATATAGCTAGTACTGAGAAAAGGCTATGTCTTTAGCACTAATGATCAGTCCTTGATTTCAGTTTCATAATGTTTCAATGTTTCAAAATTCCAGGATTTGTTTCCCGCCTTTGATTGATGAGAAGCTGGCCGGCTTATTGAGGCCGGCCTGAGCGAGGGACCCTCATTTGGAGCCCTGGTCTTAATCTTTAATAGTACAGCATGAAATATATCTGATATGATCATATCAATTTGTTATTATCACAAACCCTCCTATATATGCAGATGCAtgcagtatatatatatatattgtgtatAATTGATTGTGAACATGAAATTTTATTGCATATAGTGATGTGTGGGAACACAGACTTTTCGAAGTACTGGGGGCAGGGGTATCTTCCCTTTACAAAAATCCCAATCTCTGGGGTTGAATCCAAGAAGTTATCAGAGGAAGAAAGCTGCATCTATATATGATATAACTAATTATAAGGAGATAATTACATGCACAATAGATATCTATCATATATATGGCATGATAAGACTAATTAATTAGCATTTAATTAGGTCCCCAGCAAACTAGATGCATGACTTTCTCGACCTTCTCGGCcttcctcatcctcatccttcTCTCTTCGACTTCCTTCTTGATCATCATAATGGTATCAAAACTGGTACCAGGAAACCTTCGTTCAGATTCAGAGGACTGGCCATGATCAGATTCTGGTGCCAGGAAACCTTTTTGAAAAGGCATGATTGTTGTTCTCAACAAACTTATCATATGccttaatttcaattttcaagcaCTAGTATACTGCTGTACTTAAGACTCTCTTCACACTCCCCTTGATTGATCATATTTATATACACATATCTTGGAGTAATTCAAAAAATAGACAACATATTTTATGAGTCTATACACGATCAAATCtttagaaaattaattttcGGCTCTTGGGTTTAACGTAGTTAAACGTCTTGTTTCCCGAGTTTGTGGCTCCTTAATTAATTGGAGTAAAATGGCTATTTGCTAGCTTTTAGAGTTGAAACTGCGTTTTTTAGTGAGCTTTGCCAAATGGTATTAGTGGAATGATTGATCAGTTTATATTTAAAATCAGCAGGCTAGGGGTACGTGGGATAGTGATTGATTCTAACAGCAATCTGTAGTTTCTACCAATATGAATTCAAATATTCAATGTATATTACCTATAACTTAAAACTTCAGTAGTCGACTACAACAGTGATCAATCAATTGAAAGTTTGGAACAATGactcagaaaaaataaataaagtactTACGGGAGAGGACCGTAACTATTGATTTGGCTCGAGCATAGTACGAATCCTAACTATTTCAAAATATCTAATACAATCGATCACACCAcataaccataaaatggcagcATCAATTAGCACAGCGTGTTGAAGTGTAGATAAAGACCTAAATCATTAGGAGACAAACTGTATAAGCCTTCATCAATCCTTAGTTTCAAATGAAGCAAATGCTATATCAAAAAGTGTTCTAAACAACTTAAGATCTTACATGAATCAGATCAAGAGTTTTTTGGAGAGTGGAGACATTGAATGAAGcttaaagttcaaatttcacataaACAAATTGGGGATCCAGGCCCGGGCCCATAATCAACAAGAGACAAAAGTAGAAGCCTTTTCATCATCGTTAAGCAATGAAACATGATTGATCAAATTGCAATACAAGATGCACACGCATGAATACGTACGAAACTGAACGATCGAATTAGCTAGCTGCTGATGAAGTATTGACTATTGAGGTCACGCACAATTATTATGGGGGAGCTCTTGTTTCTTGCTCTAGCTTTATCTTATCTCGCAAAACAAGATGCAAAAGCCTCTGGATTTCTCTAAAAAACCACTGCAAAATTTGTCACCTATAATGACGTACCACAAACAAGGACATAGCCAGCGTCCGGAATTTCAAAAATCTTACAACAACCTTGTCCTCttcctttctctctttttctgttGGGGATAAGTGCAACCAATGCATGGATGAGCTTCGTTTCGCTAGCCTCATCTCTCTCCTATATATTCCCTCACCGTACGATTCCAAAGCATAGTGTTCAAAACCCAAATTCTGAAAGGAAATAGATCAATTAACGAAGCGCTGAAAATGTGTGCAACAAGAGAAGCTTGGATTGTGGCAGTGAGTGTAGGAGCTGTTCAGGCCATGAAAGATCAAGGCTTTTG encodes the following:
- the LOC133726115 gene encoding protein THYLAKOID FORMATION1, chloroplastic produces the protein MAAVSSLSFSALTQSSFPSSRNLGSNSDGLRFRTSFSLHYGGFRSSNSSPRLVVHCMSSTSDLATVADTKLNFLKAYKRPIPSVYNTVLQELIVQQHLMRYKRTYRYDPVFALGFVTVYDQLMDGYPSDEDRDAIFRAYINALKEDPEQYRADAKKLEEWARAQTSSSLIEFPSKEGEVEGILKDIAERAGGKGSFSYSRFFAVGLFRLLELANATEPTVLEKLCAALNIEKRSVDRDLDVYRNLLSKLVQAKELLKEYVAREKKKREERAGAQKANEAIATCLGEPQYMGL